TCGGCAATCTCGCTTTCGACACCCATAGCTGCGAGTTCGTCTATTTTGCCTTCGAAGGTATCGCCTGCCCATACAGCTATGCCCTGCATGTCTATGGCAAGGGATAATGCTCCTCGAGGAACTCCCTTAAAAGAGAGCATTACTATGCCGGGAACCGTTTTTTCCCCGCTGATACGCTCAACTCCCTCAAGGTGAAGGTTAATTAATTTGACGAAGTAATCCTCAAGTTCATTCAGGTTGTTTATTTTGGTGTCGAGTTCATCGTTGATGTGCGCCATAACCTTGTAGAAAGCTGCTGCCAGAGGCAATGGGAAGCTTTGGTCTGGTTCTGCGCCTATGATTAGGTCGCACGGTGCGCCTATTATTAAACCATCGATGAAGCCTAAATCTGCGCCTAAGTCGTCAAAAAGGAATTTTTCCCGTCCAATAAGGGCAGAAAGTTCGACCATTAACTTCGCATTGTGTTTTTTCGCGAGTTTCGCGAGTTTTTCCACAGGTTGACGGGTTCCGGTTACCATATCAGCAGCTGTAGCGATAATTAATTCTACATCGTTTTCTTGCAGCATTATTTCAGCTTGTTCCAAGTCGAACTCAAAACCTTTCATCTTCATCTCGAAAACTTCCACATTGCTTTTGGCAACTGTCCTTCTAAACTTTTTCGATTCAATCGGCGATAACAGGATTGGTTTGCTAATTTTGGGCAGTATTGGACCTATTGAAAATCGGATTGGCTTTTTTGTGCCCAGGATTTCTTGCGTTGACTCTATGAAATGTTCCAGCGCTGCTTTGCTCCATTGCCCCCATTGATGCAATGCTCCGGGAAGGCCGCGCCTTTCAACAAAGTAGTCCCTTAGTTCGTCGAAAACATCCTTTGGCATCGGTGTGTGGCTGAGCCAATCAAGATATACCTGTTTGTAGCGCATTTTGCGATTTTATTTGCTTAAATGTGAGTGAGAAATACCACTCGAATTTCCCTTCCTATGGGGTTGTCCTGTGGTTTGTTGCTGAGAAGGTCGAAAAGATTGAAGTAGAGCCAGCTATTTTTTGCGAAATTAAGGAAAAACCCCGTGGATAAGTAACCTCTACCTCTGCCGAAAGGGGCTTTGTTATCGCCAGGCGCAAGGTCATATTCTATTGAGATTCCGCCTCGTCCGTAAAGTGTAAGAGTGGTGCCACAGTAAATGGAGAAACCTTTCTTGAGCCTTTCTTCAAATGAGTAATTCATGCCAAGATGCCCGCTAACCTCGACCTCCCAGAATATCCAGTTTCTGCTTGTTACGACGAATAGCCCTCGCGATTTGTGCTCATACCTTTTTTCAGTGGAATCATATTCCCCAAAACCTCTTGTGTCGACTCCTATGGCTACGGCGGGTGATTTTTGTGTTTCGTCTATCGCGCGCAATTTAACTGTCCATTGCGGCATTGGTTCGGGGTTTATTTTCCCTCTTCCGATAAGGTTGGTGGCGCCATATGAAACCTCTATATCGAGCCTGTCCCATAGACCTAATGCCAGCCCTGCTCTCAAGCCTCCTTCAGGATACGACAACACATCGAGGACCACCTCGCCATTAAGAGGTATTCCGGCTGAGGGGCAGTGCACTATTCGCATGGGTTCGTAGCCAAATGACGGGTAAAACAGAGCAAATACAAATATTGCACACATTGTCGTGAAAAATCGCTGCATAAAATTCACCTCTTTGAGTTTTTGAAACTAATCACTCTTCATCTTCGAGTTGGTTGAATAGCTTTTTTATTTCGTCGAGAATCGATTTGCTGTTTTGTTCTTTTTCGCTTTTACCTTTCTCGCTTGGTTTTTCTTCGGCTGGCGGAACAGAGTAATCGTCAAGTATCTGCACTTCGCTTTCTGGATTTATTCCCTCTATGATTAGGGTATTGTCGGTGCTTTTGGTTTCGGGTTTTTCTTTTGGTTCAGGCTTTTTTGTTTCTTCTTTCTTAGGTTCCTCCTCAGGTTTCTTAGGTTCTTCTTCA
The bacterium DNA segment above includes these coding regions:
- a CDS encoding aminotransferase class V-fold PLP-dependent enzyme; protein product: MRYKQVYLDWLSHTPMPKDVFDELRDYFVERRGLPGALHQWGQWSKAALEHFIESTQEILGTKKPIRFSIGPILPKISKPILLSPIESKKFRRTVAKSNVEVFEMKMKGFEFDLEQAEIMLQENDVELIIATAADMVTGTRQPVEKLAKLAKKHNAKLMVELSALIGREKFLFDDLGADLGFIDGLIIGAPCDLIIGAEPDQSFPLPLAAAFYKVMAHINDELDTKINNLNELEDYFVKLINLHLEGVERISGEKTVPGIVMLSFKGVPRGALSLAIDMQGIAVWAGDTFEGKIDELAAMGVESEIAESAIRFTLWHDNTQDEIDYVLRVVPSIVERIRFETRKEP